The following DNA comes from Gemmatimonadota bacterium.
GGTGCAGGAGCGTACTCGCCGGCCGCCCCGTCACGCGCCCCCAGCCATCGGCGGCGCCGCTCGCGACCGCTTCGTGCAGCGTCAGTACCGCGCGAATCGAGGGGGCAGCGTCCAGCGCCGCGACCAGGTGCATTTCGGACGTGCCCGGATTGGCCAGGCAGAGCTCGACCCCGGACTGGGCCAGCGACCGCAACAGGAGATCGGCACCACGAATCATGTCGTCAGAACGAAGAGGATGCGAACGAAGTGAGCACTCCAGCGAAAGCTGGGGTCCACCCGAGCAAACGAAGTGAGCCCCCGGCGAACACCGGAGTCCACCCACAACAAACGAAGTGAGCCCCCCGCAACCGCCGGAACACGCCCCCGCCGCAGCACGTCCAACCTCGAGAGGCGCGCCGAAACGTTATGCTCGGCGCCCCACTCTCGATAGCCACTCGAGACCGGCTCCGAGGGGATGAATGTCGCGCGTGGCGTCCTGCTATTTTCCCCGCGATGCTCTCCTTCATTCTGGCTCTCACGCTCGGCGCCGCGACGCTCCCCGCCGATGCACTCACGTCCGACGCCGATTCAATCGCCGTCGCCCGCACGGAACGCGCTTCCCGCGGAACGCGGAACGCGCTTCCCGCACGGAACGCGCTTCGCCCCCCACCGTACCGCCGGACTCCCTGCGGGTCCCCATCCTGGTCTATCACAACATTCAGTCGTCGGCCGACGCCCGCGGCGTGCGCGGCGCCGACCTCACCATGCGCCCCGAGGTCTTCGCGGCGCAGATGCAGTACCTCAAGGAGCACGGGATCCCGGTCGTCTCGTTCACCGCGCTCGTCGAAGCGCTGGAAGGCAAGCGCACGCTCCGCCCAAGGCCGTCGTCATCACCTTCGACGACGGGCGCCTCAACCAGTACACCAACGCCATCCCCGTCCTCAAGAAGCTCGGCTTCACCGCGACCTTCTTCCCTTCACGCACGCCATGGACCGCAACCCGCGCTACTTCACGTGGGCACAGTTCAAGGAGTTGCAGCAGGCGGGCCACACCATCGGTTCGCACACCTCGCTGCACGTGCGCGTGGACAAGATGAAGGACGCCAAGCAGATGCACACCGAGGTCACGGGGAGCCGCGAGCAGCTGCAGGCGAAGCTGGGCGCCACGGCCACCGAGTACTTCTCATATCCGTTCGGTGCCCTTGCAGCTGCCGGCGATTCGGCCGTGCGCGCCGCCGGCTACCGCGCCGCCCGCGCCTACACCGGCGGGCCCTGGAACA
Coding sequences within:
- a CDS encoding polysaccharide deacetylase family protein, which gives rise to MDRNPRYFTWAQFKELQQAGHTIGSHTSLHVRVDKMKDAKQMHTEVTGSREQLQAKLGATATEYFSYPFGALAAAGDSAVRAAGYRAARAYTGGPWNSIRDRWRLKAVPMTENMKRFAQVVDPSAAAALPATAKPSPRPGAATGAPAKPRPGR
- a CDS encoding polysaccharide deacetylase family protein produces the protein MHSRPTPIQSPSPARNALPAERGTRFPHGTRFAPHRTAGLPAGPHPGLSQHSVVGRRPRRARRRPHHAPRGLRGADAVPQGARDPGRLVHRARRSAGRQAHAPPKAVVITFDDGRLNQYTNAIPVLKKLGFTATFFPSRTPWTATRATSRGHSSRSCSRRATPSVRTPRCTCAWTR